Below is a genomic region from Parageobacillus toebii NBRC 107807.
TTTACAGTGCGGACAAGTCGGGCTGTAAAAATAGACGGTGACCGTTTCTTTGTTTTTTAACTTCTGTTCTAATTCGTTCGGCAAAATGATGTTTTGATAATTTGGATCATCAAGCTGCGCAACAGTTGCAGGGTCAAGTTCTTCTTTATGATAAGGATTATTTTTGGCAGCTTGTTTTTGCTGATACGATGTGATAAAGGAGATCGCCGCAAACAGCGCTACAATAATCGATCCGAAGATAAGGAGCTTTTTCAACTTATTTTCCCTTCTTTCTCTTTACGAATAATGAAGATGCTTAATACACTAATGAGAAAAAATGCAACTAACGCTAAAAATGGAATCGTAATAAAGCCAAGCCAATTAATGTACTGTCCCGTGCAAGGGACGCGGCCGCACGAAATCGCATGGGTTTGGAAAAATGGAATTTTTTGCAGAGCATAATGGTAAAGCGAAATCGCTCCACCGATGATGGATAATGCAAGGCTATAGCGAGCGATGCCATATTCTTTCCGAATGGCCGCAAGCCCTAACAAAACCACCTGTGGATACATAAAAATGCGTTGAAACCAGCAAAGATCACAAGGGATAAATTTTAAAATTTCGGAAAAGTAAAGGCTACCAAGCGTCGCGATCAATGAAATTCCCCAAGCGCCGATAAGCGCGTTTTCCAATGTTTTGGCATTGTTATTCATACTGTAGTCCCCTTATTTCTCATGTTTATTGCCATTTTCATTATATTGGACGAAAAGGAGAATGTAAAATTTTAATAAATATATAAGCCGCTATTTTTATTTTATAGTACAATGCTTGTGTACAACTGGACATAGAGGTGAGAAATTTGGAACGAGCATGGTGGAAAGAGGCGGTTGTGTACCAAATTTATCCGCGCAGTTTTTACGATTCCAACGGGGATGGCATTGGCGATATCCGCGGCATTATCGCGAAACTTGATTATTTAAAAGAACTTGGCGTGGATGTGGTATGGCTATCTCCGGTATATAAATCGCCAAATGATGACAACGGATATGATATAAGCGATTATCGGGAGATTATGGATGAATTTGGTACGATGGAAGATTGGGAAGAAATGCTTGAGGAAATGCACAAACGCGGGATT
It encodes:
- a CDS encoding thioredoxin family protein; this encodes MKKLLIFGSIIVALFAAISFITSYQQKQAAKNNPYHKEELDPATVAQLDDPNYQNIILPNELEQKLKNKETVTVYFYSPTCPHCKKITPIVVPLAKQMGIDLKMFNLLEFEDGWDKYHIDGTPTLVHYEKGKEVKRIDGYHEKAVFRDWFSSIQHSNK
- a CDS encoding disulfide oxidoreductase; amino-acid sequence: MNNNAKTLENALIGAWGISLIATLGSLYFSEILKFIPCDLCWFQRIFMYPQVVLLGLAAIRKEYGIARYSLALSIIGGAISLYHYALQKIPFFQTHAISCGRVPCTGQYINWLGFITIPFLALVAFFLISVLSIFIIRKEKEGKIS